tctatcccatcTACATGTGCTGGTTTCATGCAATGATTGACTTCCATTGTTGACTTCAAGTGATTACCCTGGAGTGTGTTGCTGCTCCCTACATATTCCACACAGGTCAACTGATCACGCTCACCCCAATTTGAAAGCCTGGTGTTTCTAAAAATTAGCTAAGCGATTTAAGGCTGCAAGAGAAAAAACTTTGGCACATAGAAGCAAGATGCTTGAGCAGGTTTTCTGGTGTGCAGATGACAGGAATAAAACAATCAATCTACAAGATACAACTGGAATCTATAGGCGTTAAAAGGTGTGAATGTATTCTCTACGAGTGTATTCCTTGCGTTTGGTTACAGTGaacagggttggcttagaatcCACTCCTGTTACCTACCCAGGCCGAGAAAGAACAGTAGAGAATAGTGAACATAGAGACTTATTGGCTTTGAGAAGTTCAGAACCACAGTGCATCCTTCAGTTCACTTGTTTGTCTTTGCTTTCAACTGAGCACCCTTGGCATGGTCCAGTCGGGCCTGAATGTCCACAGGCCTCTCAAAGAAGCGCACAAGGACAGGCTCGTTGAGCAGCGATGCCAAGATCTGCTCAAAGGCGAATGACCACTCCACCTCCTGTGGGATGGAGCCTGCCTCCAGGGTGATGGTAGCGCTAGGGGTGTCTGAGCTTCTCTCAGGGGTGCTGCAGGCTTCCCTGTCGAGTAGAGCCCCCTCTGGGGCATCCTGGGTGAGGCTAGTGGGCCCCTGGAGCCTGCGCCCTACTTCTTCCATCCTCAGCAGAAGACTGGTGACTCGAGCCACAGCACGGTACAGAGACTCCTCTTCTGGGTCACCATGGAACAGATTATAGAGCGTTTTGGAGAACTGGATGAACTGAGCCTGACAACATAAAAAAAGGGATGAATACAATTTAAGATTTTGTCATTGTGTTTCTTTTTGCATAAAGTAATGACATAACATGTGGATTAAATTGTTCAAAGTTGATCTGTTGGAAAGACATCTGCATTGCATATTCACGTGATTGACTAAATGTTAACCTAGATATGGGTGTATTTACCTGATTAATTCTGGGTAAATCCTTGATGCTCTCCTCTTTCTTTAGTATCTCATCTTGCCATTGTTTCAGGTAGGCCTGCAGATCCACTTTCCCTTTGCCTGTGGAAAGTGACAAATGGGTCATGTGTACAACGATCATCTGTTTAAATGAGCAATATTGTGAAGAGCTTggtaaaagagaaaaagagacaggCCAAATAAATTACCTCTTTCAGGGCTTTTCCTGATCACGCCATCTTCTGGGAGATCAGATACTACATAGTGTAAAGTACATTCATATAAGTCATACAGTAACTGTAAAGTACATTTTGCTATTCTAAACCATAACCAGTTAGAACTTATATCATATATAAACCTTGTCTACAAGAACACATATCTAGATCGTAGTAAAAGAAATTGTACATGACAAAAGAGACCAACTTAAGAAATTGTTAAAGACAAATAGACAGATGAGCATTTACCAAAGAGAAAAGCACAGAGAAGCCAATAGTGAAATGGTTATAGCAGAGAAAGAAAAGAGCAAAGCAAGCTGACCAGTCAATTGACTCAAGTGGGATAGGTCGTCAGTCATTGGAATAAAGTGAGGAAGTCTTTGGACCTTTGAGTGGAAAGGACTCCCTGTGAAAGCTAGAAGAAGACATTGTCTGTGAGAGCATGCAACATTACTGTCGGGACAGATGTAAGGAACAGTTAACAAAGAGATTAGTTGGTGAGTAGAAGAGTAGCACgaaatatacagtacagttgaaaTTAGAAGGGCATAGTCTACAGCAAAACTGTACTAGgagtagggttgcacattttggggaatattcagaggtggaaactctccgtgggaattaacggaaatatatgggaattaacggaatatatgcaaatgaatattaataccattaaaaaatatatatatgttttgcattggatatatttaccatatcatatggagacaaacaTAAACTTTcaaccttatcataagtagacataattgcaaattattaaatccttacaatagggaagaaaaaaaaaatgttatgaattgaactttaattaaattagttgactcttcacatgggatgatttcactgaacagcagaagggaatattgaatgatccccaataaTCCCTTGCATctcccaatttttttttaaacatacatctgtaaaatgatagtctagaaactaaagctttgattgtcttcctctcaggcttccatttcttctgccctggacctcctcaatatccacctcttgaacatcagactgaagccttatcttcactgtcactttccaaccttgatgaggatggctcgttgtcaggctcaaatagccccataggccttgttgatctctgcacctgacaggatgctcttgccagcatacttagggtccaacatgtacgctgcggcgtgtatgggcttcaggcagaagtcttcacgctttttgatgtatttcagaactacagtttcctctgcttggagcaacagtgaagtgggcagggcagtaaaGATTTATtctctgcaagcagagtctgaacatcagacaggatggcactgtctccctcaatccgtgcaatggctactgctataggtttcaggagtttcaggctgcttaccactctttcccgaaatacatcatccaggaggaccctcttgatggggctgtccatatcagcagactgtgatatggccatttattggagagactccttcccctccaggagactgtcaaacatgatgacaacaccaccccaacgggtgttgctgggcagcttcaatgtggtgctcttactcttctcactttgcttggtgaggtagattgcggctataacttgatgacccttcacatacctaaccatttccttggctctcttgtagagtgtatccattgttttcagtgccatgatgtccttgaggagcagattcaatgcatgagcagcacagccaatgggtgtgatgtgagggtaggactcctccacattataccaagcagccttcatgttcgcagcattgtctgtcaccagtgcaaataccttctggggtccaaggtcattgatgactgccgtcagctcatctgcaatgtagagaccggtgtgtctgttgtcccttgtgtctgtgctcttgtagaatactggttgaggggtggagatgatgtagttaattattccttgcccacgaaaattcgaccacccatcagagatgattgcaatacagtctgctttctctatgatttgcttgaccttcacttgaactctgttgaactctgcatccagcaaatgagtagataaagcatgtctggttggaaggatgtatgctgggcaaagaacattcagaaatctcttccaaaaCACATCatctgtgagcatcagaggtgaaccagttgcatacacagctcgagaaAGACATACaccagcatttctctgactacgttcatccattgagtcaaaaaaacttctgattccaggagaacCATGAGCtattgctatcgataaggtgtctgattcatcattttcacctcgaattttgtcagaggttgcttgttgtgagcgctgagggaactttatgcgcTTGGCCAgttgattctgcatctttgttgcaatcttcacatatgatttggcacagtatttgcaaatgtacacagcttttccttctacattcgctgcagtgaaatgtctccacacatcagatagtgccgtggcattttcctgtaaagattagaaaacaaTTGTCAAAAAAaaccaaatacaattccatgtacagataaatagttaagtagttagattaaacaactcctttgtaagataaatgttttaaaatgaaacatgtatggaaacaggtggattaacactcctcagttagcaggctcaagcaagctaaaacccacatggtagcaaaaactaactagcagaaattgttaacaagttagaaatgatttaaacacactttgctgtaggctactatttactagttaacaaaaaaaatcatgtatgtcatataaaatctattcaccccacccagtattgtaatcaaaaacttaccagaaagcatgtagtccgtGGCTGACAGTGTAGTAGtttgggctcaatagcatctcactagtgtgcaagatcttgagaatcagctatacatgtgatggaagagtgcactgtgcatgcagagggttgcaattccattgaattggggatagtttaaccaaaatatgccacaagacctagaattgccttatgtgtatcccacaaaaaaaggttcactgttttaaggtaacttttttgatgaatttaagtaAAATTCCAGgtcttaacttcccatggaaaaattCCGGAAATTTACCGGaaggtttccgaccctttgcaaccctttATTTTTtagttcatctttatttaaccaggtaggctagttgagaacaagttctcatttacaactgcgacgtgGCGAATTGGGAGATTCGTTTTTTATTCTAAATTATGTATTAAAGCAGAAGGAATACAGATCAAAAGTATCATGGACGTAGAATGACAAGTGAGAGAGCAGGTGCTTATGCAGTTTCTGGTGATCTTACTTACCTGGTGGCTGATGAAGCTTGAACAGGAATTTCAGTTTGTTGGTGAAAGTGCCACTGTACaaaatgtctgcagaaagaacaACATTTGcatgaaaggttgcaagatgtTGATGCAGGATTAGATGTGACATACCGTTCCCACAGATAATGGTGAAAATGGAGGGTGGGCACAGCGATCATAGACCTGTAGCAATGCATCAGAGCACTGGTCTAGCCTTACCCAGGGCACAGCAGAACTCTTTGAAGTTGACAAGGCCATCCTGGTTCTCATCCAGCAGGCGGAAGGCCCAGAGGAAGAGGGCATCGTTGCCGCTGCAGAGGGACCAGGGCTCCAGGAGGGAGAAGAGCAGGCTGAACTGATGGAAGCCCAGCTGGTACTGCTCCAGATAGGCCAGGCTGGGGTCGTGGTGCAGCAGCACTGGGCTGTTCATCGTCCAGTAGCAGCTGAGGAAATGTTGCCTCTGGAAACACATTGAAGTACTCAATTTCCAGCGGTTAAATCTGTCTATTTTCAACACATTTCCATTTTTCATGCCAGTCGTGTCAACTCTGTGTCTATGAGAAGGAATATTAATGCATGTAGTCTACAGTATGCAGTAGTATATTATTATTTGAAAAGAGTGATTGTGATACCTTGAACAATGCATAAAGGTTATCAAGCTGGGAAGCACTGAACTTTACTTCTTGTGACACTACCCGTAGCTGAGGAAAAAGTAAATCTCAATTAATCCTACATCATATTGTCGTAAACAATGCCAAAAGGTTGCAATGTAAGTTTGGGGATGTGCCACTCACCACATTTTGTTTAGTCGTATCCTCTAATGTTTGGATTACATACAGTTTGTTTCTTTTCCGCATGCGCTCTACTTCCTCTGATTTCATGTCTCCATATTTCTATAAGCAAATTAAAAAGGCCAAATGACAAGCCTGACATTGAGACATGGGGTCAGTCCTAGCAACTCTGACCGTTACAGTACCTCATAGGCTTCTTTGATGAGATCACTGATGTCCACCTTGGAGAGGGATGATGCTTTGTCATTGTTCCCCACTGAGTTTTGCTGCACTGTTTGTGGTAGAGGACTGTCCTTATTGGTCACATTATCGAAAAACCTGCCAGGGAAAACAGAGCAGCAGTAATGTAACCTGAACAAGATGGGCATTCCTGTAGAATTAACTCACTGTTTTGGCGATTGTTACTTCACAATCCATCATAAACCTAATACAGTACTTTGAAATAACCAATTCAGTTGACCTTCAGACCTCGCCCTCTCTGTGTTGACACTCACTTGCTGAGGATGGTGACTGCCTCAGCGTCGTCACTGGAGCTGATCAGGCCCTCCATGTTGTAGTCGAGCACAGCCAGGCCCAGCTGCAGGATGGCTTTGATGCCGTCGTAGAAGAAGCAGTCGACCACGTTGACAGCACTCTCTATGGGCAGAACGCTGATAAACAGGGTGAGGAACCAGGACAGGGACACAGAGGAGAAGAAGGTCAGGTCTGTCATGTGCTCCGTCAGCTGGGTGAGGTGCATTCGGATCAGCTCCTCAAACACCGCCTGGTCCACCAGGGCACCTGAGGAAATACAAGATATTTGTAAACAGGATTTATAGCAGTTATGGGAGAAAGTGTAAGCCAGGTATTCAGTATCAAACACACATACCGTGCATATATTTAATGTGATGCAACACTGAAAATGATATTGATATTCAGCTGCGTCTCTCACCAATGATCCTGCGGTTAAAGTAGTCAGGCAGCATCCTCTCACAGACGGCCACTAGCAGCCAGAAAGCCTCCTCCTCTTTAGCATAGAGCAACAGGACCGACGTCAGGATGTTCATGGCCTTCACAAGAGAAAAGGAGGATAGATGTAAAGATGCCTATGAGCTTTTTGAAAGAAAGAACGCAGGGAAGTGTTGTAGGGGTTTCTAGCTTAGCACCTGGCAATAGCCGATTTTGGGGTTCCTGTAGGCATATGCAGTGAGGACTCTGCGCAGGGCAGAGATGCCTGTGTCGCTCTGGAAGGCAGGGTGCTCTGGTAGGGAGCGGTGcaggtctctctctatctcatcaGTGGCAAGGGTGCTGGTCCCCAGAGACTGATCCACTATCTCACTGTAATACCCAGGGTTAACGGCCATGTCATTGACTGCACCTATGGTACCAAGGCAAAACACCACACCATATTTAAATAAAACACATATTGCAAAACATTAAAGACACCACACTTTTACACATCAGTGAAGGAGACATATGAGCCAAATAACAGTGAAAGAGCCATATCAAACAGAACCTGAGAAGAGCATCCAGAGCTCTCCTCTTAAGGCCTCAGGGACGCCACGCACAATCAGGTCTCGTGTCTTCTTGGTACAGAACATACTGGTGCCACGGCCATACTCTGAGAAGTGGATGTTCCATGACTGCTCCTTCATCTTCTCCTTTAGCTGTCAGGCACAGAGATTAAACAGCGGAATAAGAAATGAGCTGTCAAGGCTGAGACACCTAGACAGTACAAGGAGAGCACATTCTCACACTTGGTGGAAAAAACAACGCTCCTAGAGAAACCTTCATATTAGGAGAGAAGGTCATATTTTAGAGTAAAATCCCACCATTTTGGGATCCAGGTTTTCAGCATCCTGGGGGTGGAACAGAGTCATGAGTGCCTCATTGCTAACGGCCTTGCTGCTCTCCTTCTGTCCCACCATCATAGCCACCTCCTCTGGGTTGTCCTCAAAGTGATTGATGAGGTTTTGGCACTCCCCTCTGATGCCCTGCAAGGCACAGTGAACCCACAGTTTGTTTTCAATGGCAGCAATTATAGCCTGGCAGATATTTTTCATTTGG
The sequence above is a segment of the Salvelinus alpinus chromosome 1, SLU_Salpinus.1, whole genome shotgun sequence genome. Coding sequences within it:
- the LOC139535235 gene encoding TBC1 domain family member 8B-like isoform X6, with amino-acid sequence MWLKPEEILLKNAFKLWVTEKGNEYFVLQRRRGYGEGGGGLTGLLVGTLDMMLDSTSKVAPFRILHQTPDSQIYWSIACGGTKEEINQHWEWLEKNIMRILSVFDSSDDITSFVQGKIRGLIAEEGKVSGVQEDDPEKFREALLRFEKWFDLPQKEKLVTYYSCSYWRGRVPCQGWLYLSTNFLSFYSYLLGSEVKLVVSWNEIWRLEKTSNVILTESIHVLANGEDHYFSMFMHLSETFLIMEQLADYSIKRLFDKETFQEEPSLSDPLQITKRGLETNARNEQFRAFFRLPKEENLLEVYESFLWVPFSHFNTLGKICLSESYLCFASQDGSQCHVIIPMREVIGVEKPDRSSRALTVCVRGKRALRFSEVRDFERLGNAIRRRCGMTASPQHSASTEGIRGECQNLINHFEDNPEEVAMMVGQKESSKAVSNEALMTLFHPQDAENLDPKMLKEKMKEQSWNIHFSEYGRGTSMFCTKKTRDLIVRGVPEALRGELWMLFSGAVNDMAVNPGYYSEIVDQSLGTSTLATDEIERDLHRSLPEHPAFQSDTGISALRRVLTAYAYRNPKIGYCQAMNILTSVLLLYAKEEEAFWLLVAVCERMLPDYFNRRIIGALVDQAVFEELIRMHLTQLTEHMTDLTFFSSVSLSWFLTLFISVLPIESAVNVVDCFFYDGIKAILQLGLAVLDYNMEGLISSSDDAEAVTILSKFFDNVTNKDSPLPQTVQQNSVGNNDKASSLSKVDISDLIKEAYEKYGDMKSEEVERMRKRNKLYVIQTLEDTTKQNVLRVVSQEVKFSASQLDNLYALFKRQHFLSCYWTMNSPVLLHHDPSLAYLEQYQLGFHQFSLLFSLLEPWSLCSGNDALFLWAFRLLDENQDGLVNFKEFCCALDILYSGTFTNKLKFLFKLHQPPVRCY
- the LOC139535235 gene encoding TBC1 domain family member 8B-like isoform X4; amino-acid sequence: MWLKPEEILLKNAFKLWVTEKGNEYFVLQRRRGYGEGGGGLTGLLVGTLDMMLDSTSKVAPFRILHQTPDSQIYWSIACGGTKEEINQHWEWLEKNIMRILSVFDSSDDITSFVQGKIRGLIAEEGKVSGVQEDDPEKFREALLRFEKWFDLPQKEKLVTYYSCSYWRGRVPCQGWLYLSTNFLSFYSYLLGSEVKLVVSWNEIWRLEKTSNVILTESIHVLANGEDHYFSMFMHLSETFLIMEQLADYSIKRLFDKETFQEEPSLSDPLQITKRGLETNARNEQFRAFFRLPKEENLLEVYESFLWVPFSHFNTLGKICLSESYLCFASQDGSQCHVIIPMREVIGVEKPDRSSRALTVCVRGKRALRFSEVRDFERLGNAIRRRCGMTASPQHSASTEGIRGECQNLINHFEDNPEEVAMMVGQKESSKAVSNEALMTLFHPQDAENLDPKMLKEKMKEQSWNIHFSEYGRGTSMFCTKKTRDLIVRGVPEALRGELWMLFSGAVNDMAVNPGYYSEIVDQSLGTSTLATDEIERDLHRSLPEHPAFQSDTGISALRRVLTAYAYRNPKIGYCQAMNILTSVLLLYAKEEEAFWLLVAVCERMLPDYFNRRIIGALVDQAVFEELIRMHLTQLTEHMTDLTFFSSVSLSWFLTLFISVLPIESAVNVVDCFFYDGIKAILQLGLAVLDYNMEGLISSSDDAEAVTILSKFFDNVTNKDSPLPQTVQQNSVGNNDKASSLSKVDISDLIKEAYEKYGDMKSEEVERMRKRNKLYVIQTLEDTTKQNVLRVVSQEVKFSASQLDNLYALFKRQHFLSCYWTMNSPVLLHHDPSLAYLEQYQLGFHQFSLLFSLLEPWSLCSGNDALFLWAFRLLDENQDGLVNFKEFCCALDILYSGTFTNKLKFLFKLHQPPVHSSITCIADSQDLAH
- the LOC139535235 gene encoding TBC1 domain family member 8B-like isoform X5 is translated as MWLKPEEILLKNAFKLWVTEKGNEYFVLQRRRGYGEGGGGLTGLLVGTLDMMLDSTSKVAPFRILHQTPDSQIYWSIACGGTKEEINQHWEWLEKNIMRILSVFDSSDDITSFVQGKIRGLIAEEGKVSGVQEDDPEKFREALLRFEKWFDLPQKEKLVTYYSCSYWRGRVPCQGWLYLSTNFLSFYSYLLGSEVKLVVSWNEIWRLEKTSNVILTESIHVLANGEDHYFSMFMHLSETFLIMEQLADYSIKRLFDKETFQEEPSLSDPLQITKRGLETNARNEQFRAFFRLPKEENLLEVYESFLWVPFSHFNTLGKICLSESYLCFASQDGSQCHVIIPMREVIGVEKPDRSSRALTVCVRGKRALRFSEVRDFERLGNAIRRRCGMTASPQHSASTEGIRGECQNLINHFEDNPEEVAMMVGQKESSKAVSNEALMTLFHPQDAENLDPKMLKEKMKEQSWNIHFSEYGRGTSMFCTKKTRDLIVRGVPEALRGELWMLFSGAVNDMAVNPGYYSEIVDQSLGTSTLATDEIERDLHRSLPEHPAFQSDTGISALRRVLTAYAYRNPKIGYCQAMNILTSVLLLYAKEEEAFWLLVAVCERMLPDYFNRRIIGALVDQAVFEELIRMHLTQLTEHMTDLTFFSSVSLSWFLTLFISVLPIESAVNVVDCFFYDGIKAILQLGLAVLDYNMEGLISSSDDAEAVTILSKFFDNVTNKDSPLPQTVQQNSVGNNDKASSLSKVDISDLIKEAYEKYGDMKSEEVERMRKRNKLYVIQTLEDTTKQNVLRVVSQEVKFSASQLDNLYALFKRQHFLSCYWTMNSPVLLHHDPSLAYLEQYQLGFHQFSLLFSLLEPWSLCSGNDALFLWAFRLLDENQDGLVNFKEFCCALDILYSGTFTNKLKFLFKLHQPPGKCHGTI
- the LOC139535235 gene encoding TBC1 domain family member 8B-like isoform X2 encodes the protein MWLKPEEILLKNAFKLWVTEKGNEYFVLQRRRGYGEGGGGLTGLLVGTLDMMLDSTSKVAPFRILHQTPDSQIYWSIACGGTKEEINQHWEWLEKNIMRILSVFDSSDDITSFVQGKIRGLIAEEGKVSGVQEDDPEKFREALLRFEKWFDLPQKEKLVTYYSCSYWRGRVPCQGWLYLSTNFLSFYSYLLGSEVKLVVSWNEIWRLEKTSNVILTESIHVLANGEDHYFSMFMHLSETFLIMEQLADYSIKRLFDKETFQEEPSLSDPLQITKRGLETNARNEQFRAFFRLPKEENLLEVYESFLWVPFSHFNTLGKICLSESYLCFASQDGSQCHVIIPMREVIGVEKPDRSSRALTVCVRGKRALRFSEVRDFERLGNAIRRRCGMTASPQHSASTEGIRGECQNLINHFEDNPEEVAMMVGQKESSKAVSNEALMTLFHPQDAENLDPKMLKEKMKEQSWNIHFSEYGRGTSMFCTKKTRDLIVRGVPEALRGELWMLFSGAVNDMAVNPGYYSEIVDQSLGTSTLATDEIERDLHRSLPEHPAFQSDTGISALRRVLTAYAYRNPKIGYCQAMNILTSVLLLYAKEEEAFWLLVAVCERMLPDYFNRRIIGALVDQAVFEELIRMHLTQLTEHMTDLTFFSSVSLSWFLTLFISVLPIESAVNVVDCFFYDGIKAILQLGLAVLDYNMEGLISSSDDAEAVTILSKFFDNVTNKDSPLPQTVQQNSVGNNDKASSLSKVDISDLIKEAYEKYGDMKSEEVERMRKRNKLYVIQTLEDTTKQNVLRVVSQEVKFSASQLDNLYALFKRQHFLSCYWTMNSPVLLHHDPSLAYLEQYQLGFHQFSLLFSLLEPWSLCSGNDALFLWAFRLLDENQDGLVNFKEFCCALDILYSGTFTNKLKFLFKLHQPPVSDLPEDGVIRKSPERGKGKVDLQAYLKQWQDEILKKEESIKDLPRINQAQFIQFSKTLYNLFHGDPEEESLYRAVARVTSLLLRMEEVGRRLQGPTSLTQDAPEGALLDREACSTPERSSDTPSATITLEAGSIPQEVEWSFAFEQILASLLNEPVLVRFFERPVDIQARLDHAKGAQLKAKTNK
- the LOC139535235 gene encoding TBC1 domain family member 8B-like isoform X1 — its product is MWLKPEEILLKNAFKLWVTEKGNEYFVLQRRRGYGEGGGGLTGLLVGTLDMMLDSTSKVAPFRILHQTPDSQIYWSIACGGTKEEINQHWEWLEKNIMRILSVFDSSDDITSFVQGKIRGLIAEEGKVSGVQEDDPEKFREALLRFEKWFDLPQKEKLVTYYSCSYWRGRVPCQGWLYLSTNFLSFYSYLLGSEVKLVVSWNEIWRLEKTSNVILTESIHVLANGEDHYFSMFMHLSETFLIMEQLADYSIKRLFDKETFQEEPSLSDPLQITKRGLETNARNEQFRAFFRLPKEENLLEVYESFLWVPFSHFNTLGKICLSESYLCFASQDGSQCHVIIPMREVIGVEKPDRSSRALTVCVRGKRALRFSEVRDFERLGNAIRRRCGMTASPQHSASTEGIRGECQNLINHFEDNPEEVAMMVGQKESSKAVSNEALMTLFHPQDAENLDPKMLKEKMKEQSWNIHFSEYGRGTSMFCTKKTRDLIVRGVPEALRGELWMLFSGAVNDMAVNPGYYSEIVDQSLGTSTLATDEIERDLHRSLPEHPAFQSDTGISALRRVLTAYAYRNPKIGYCQAMNILTSVLLLYAKEEEAFWLLVAVCERMLPDYFNRRIIGALVDQAVFEELIRMHLTQLTEHMTDLTFFSSVSLSWFLTLFISVLPIESAVNVVDCFFYDGIKAILQLGLAVLDYNMEGLISSSDDAEAVTILSKFFDNVTNKDSPLPQTVQQNSVGNNDKASSLSKVDISDLIKEAYEKYGDMKSEEVERMRKRNKLYVIQTLEDTTKQNVLRVVSQEVKFSASQLDNLYALFKRQHFLSCYWTMNSPVLLHHDPSLAYLEQYQLGFHQFSLLFSLLEPWSLCSGNDALFLWAFRLLDENQDGLVNFKEFCCALDILYSGTFTNKLKFLFKLHQPPAFTGSPFHSKVQRLPHFIPMTDDLSHLSQLTVSDLPEDGVIRKSPERGKGKVDLQAYLKQWQDEILKKEESIKDLPRINQAQFIQFSKTLYNLFHGDPEEESLYRAVARVTSLLLRMEEVGRRLQGPTSLTQDAPEGALLDREACSTPERSSDTPSATITLEAGSIPQEVEWSFAFEQILASLLNEPVLVRFFERPVDIQARLDHAKGAQLKAKTNK
- the LOC139535235 gene encoding TBC1 domain family member 8B-like isoform X3; translated protein: MMLDSTSKVAPFRILHQTPDSQIYWSIACGGTKEEINQHWEWLEKNIMRILSVFDSSDDITSFVQGKIRGLIAEEGKVSGVQEDDPEKFREALLRFEKWFDLPQKEKLVTYYSCSYWRGRVPCQGWLYLSTNFLSFYSYLLGSEVKLVVSWNEIWRLEKTSNVILTESIHVLANGEDHYFSMFMHLSETFLIMEQLADYSIKRLFDKETFQEEPSLSDPLQITKRGLETNARNEQFRAFFRLPKEENLLEVYESFLWVPFSHFNTLGKICLSESYLCFASQDGSQCHVIIPMREVIGVEKPDRSSRALTVCVRGKRALRFSEVRDFERLGNAIRRRCGMTASPQHSASTEGIRGECQNLINHFEDNPEEVAMMVGQKESSKAVSNEALMTLFHPQDAENLDPKMLKEKMKEQSWNIHFSEYGRGTSMFCTKKTRDLIVRGVPEALRGELWMLFSGAVNDMAVNPGYYSEIVDQSLGTSTLATDEIERDLHRSLPEHPAFQSDTGISALRRVLTAYAYRNPKIGYCQAMNILTSVLLLYAKEEEAFWLLVAVCERMLPDYFNRRIIGALVDQAVFEELIRMHLTQLTEHMTDLTFFSSVSLSWFLTLFISVLPIESAVNVVDCFFYDGIKAILQLGLAVLDYNMEGLISSSDDAEAVTILSKFFDNVTNKDSPLPQTVQQNSVGNNDKASSLSKVDISDLIKEAYEKYGDMKSEEVERMRKRNKLYVIQTLEDTTKQNVLRVVSQEVKFSASQLDNLYALFKRQHFLSCYWTMNSPVLLHHDPSLAYLEQYQLGFHQFSLLFSLLEPWSLCSGNDALFLWAFRLLDENQDGLVNFKEFCCALDILYSGTFTNKLKFLFKLHQPPAFTGSPFHSKVQRLPHFIPMTDDLSHLSQLTVSDLPEDGVIRKSPERGKGKVDLQAYLKQWQDEILKKEESIKDLPRINQAQFIQFSKTLYNLFHGDPEEESLYRAVARVTSLLLRMEEVGRRLQGPTSLTQDAPEGALLDREACSTPERSSDTPSATITLEAGSIPQEVEWSFAFEQILASLLNEPVLVRFFERPVDIQARLDHAKGAQLKAKTNK